The following proteins come from a genomic window of Gallalistipes aquisgranensis:
- a CDS encoding ExbD/TolR family protein yields the protein MASRKVQEINAGSMADIAFLLLIFFLVATTMNVDSGIQRVLPPMPDETQPQQAMDVKKRNILLVFVSKFDDIMVGGERMDITQLKDKVKEFVLNPADDPNLPEKEVTKIDLIGNFPVSKGVVSLQNDRGTSYNRYIMVQNELTRAFNEIRDMVAAQYFGGKKFLDLEEAQRTAVQKAVPLKISEAEPRNIEGGK from the coding sequence ATGGCTAGTAGAAAAGTTCAGGAAATCAATGCAGGTTCGATGGCGGATATTGCCTTTCTGCTGTTGATCTTCTTCCTGGTAGCCACGACCATGAACGTCGATTCGGGTATCCAGCGGGTTCTTCCCCCGATGCCCGACGAGACACAGCCCCAGCAGGCCATGGATGTCAAAAAGAGAAACATCCTGCTGGTGTTCGTAAGTAAGTTCGACGACATCATGGTCGGCGGTGAACGGATGGATATCACCCAGCTCAAAGACAAAGTGAAGGAGTTCGTCCTCAATCCGGCCGACGATCCCAACTTGCCTGAGAAAGAGGTAACCAAAATCGACCTGATCGGGAACTTCCCCGTCAGCAAGGGAGTGGTTTCTCTCCAGAACGACCGTGGTACCAGTTACAACCGTTACATCATGGTTCAGAACGAACTCACCCGGGCCTTCAACGAAATCCGCGACATGGTTGCCGCCCAGTATTTCGGAGGAAAGAAATTTTTAGACCTGGAGGAGGCTCAGCGTACGGCCGTACAGAAGGCCGTGCCGCTGAAGATTTCGGAAGCTGAACCGCGTAATATCGAAGGAGGGAAATAG
- a CDS encoding MotA/TolQ/ExbB proton channel family protein, translating to MKKLFLILSVAGALSLGTVNAFAQDAATADTAATEQVTEEVAVAEEATAVNPETAVEGTPLHQVIKQKFLEGGAGWMAPILLCLVLGLAVVIERVIYLNLATTNTKKLIANVEEALANGGIEAAKEVCRNTRGPVASIFYQGLSRYDEGLDVVEKSVVSYGSVQMGQMESGLSWISLFIALSPMLGFMGTVVGMVDAFDAIQAAGDISPALVAGGIKVALLTTLAGLIAAVVLQLFYNYIVSKIDSLVVTMEDTSITLVDILTKYSKK from the coding sequence ATGAAAAAACTGTTTTTGATTTTGTCAGTGGCCGGGGCGCTCAGCCTGGGTACAGTGAATGCTTTCGCACAAGACGCTGCTACGGCAGACACCGCCGCTACGGAACAGGTCACCGAAGAGGTAGCCGTTGCTGAGGAAGCTACCGCAGTCAATCCCGAGACCGCCGTCGAGGGCACCCCGCTGCATCAGGTTATCAAACAGAAGTTCCTCGAGGGCGGTGCAGGCTGGATGGCCCCTATCCTCCTCTGCCTCGTGCTGGGTCTGGCCGTTGTGATCGAGCGCGTGATCTACCTGAACCTGGCCACCACCAATACCAAAAAACTGATCGCCAATGTTGAAGAGGCTCTGGCCAACGGCGGTATCGAAGCTGCCAAAGAGGTTTGCCGCAACACCCGCGGTCCCGTCGCCAGCATTTTCTATCAGGGTCTGAGCCGTTACGACGAAGGTCTGGACGTAGTCGAGAAATCGGTCGTATCGTATGGTTCGGTTCAGATGGGCCAGATGGAGAGCGGCCTGTCGTGGATCTCGCTGTTCATCGCCCTGTCTCCTATGTTGGGATTTATGGGTACCGTTGTCGGTATGGTGGACGCATTCGACGCCATTCAGGCAGCCGGCGACATCTCCCCGGCACTGGTGGCTGGCGGTATCAAGGTGGCCCTTCTGACGACGCTGGCCGGTCTGATTGCCGCTGTGGTTCTGCAGCTGTTCTACAACTACATCGTATCGAAGATCGACTCGCTGGTGGTTACCATGGAAGATACCTCGATCACGCTGGTTGACATCCTGACCAAATACAGCAAAAAGTAA
- a CDS encoding asparaginase translates to MKNASILLIYTGGTIGMKTDPRTGALVPFDFNDIYDEFPYLRKLNVDIEVITLKPIDSSNVTPELWVKLARMLRDNYRAFDGFVILHGTDTMSYTASALSFMLGNLGKPVVFTGSQIPIGVLRTDGRENLITAIEIAAAKRDGAAAVPEVCLYFQNRLFRANRTTKHSAEQLNAFRSDNYPPLAEVGVSIHYNTPFIRRPERPAQTLEIATTLDTGVLILKIFPGLTESAFRAMLSIGGIRGIVLETYGAGNAPTDEWFIRAVAEAIGRGVVVMNVTQCPGGSVSMDLYETGLRLQEIGVVSGRDITTEAAVTKLMVVLGGRPSPEELSVRLKSSLRGEISD, encoded by the coding sequence ATGAAAAACGCTTCGATTCTGCTGATCTACACCGGAGGGACCATCGGCATGAAGACCGATCCCAGGACGGGAGCACTCGTTCCCTTCGACTTCAACGACATCTACGACGAATTCCCCTATCTGCGGAAACTGAACGTCGATATCGAAGTAATCACCCTCAAACCGATCGACTCCTCGAACGTCACCCCGGAACTCTGGGTGAAGCTGGCCCGGATGCTCCGCGACAACTACCGCGCGTTCGACGGCTTCGTCATCCTGCACGGCACCGACACCATGTCCTACACGGCCTCGGCCCTGAGTTTCATGCTCGGCAACCTCGGCAAACCGGTCGTCTTCACCGGCAGCCAGATCCCGATCGGCGTGCTGCGCACCGACGGCCGGGAGAACCTGATCACCGCCATCGAGATCGCCGCCGCGAAGAGAGACGGCGCCGCCGCCGTACCCGAGGTGTGCCTCTACTTCCAGAACCGGCTGTTCCGGGCCAACCGGACCACCAAACACAGCGCCGAACAGCTCAACGCCTTCCGGTCGGACAACTATCCGCCGCTGGCGGAGGTGGGCGTGAGCATTCATTACAACACCCCGTTCATCCGCCGTCCGGAACGCCCCGCACAGACGCTGGAGATCGCCACCACACTCGATACGGGCGTACTGATTCTCAAGATTTTCCCGGGACTGACCGAATCGGCCTTCCGGGCCATGCTCTCGATCGGAGGCATCCGGGGAATCGTACTGGAAACCTACGGGGCCGGAAACGCGCCCACGGACGAGTGGTTCATCCGCGCCGTGGCCGAAGCGATCGGACGGGGCGTAGTGGTGATGAACGTCACCCAGTGTCCGGGCGGAAGCGTCTCGATGGATTTGTACGAAACAGGGCTCCGCCTGCAGGAGATCGGCGTGGTGAGCGGCCGCGACATCACCACCGAAGCTGCCGTCACCAAACTGATGGTCGTGCTGGGCGGCCGGCCTTCCCCGGAAGAGCTCTCGGTACGCCTAAAAAGTTCCCTGCGGGGAGAAATTAGCGACTAA
- a CDS encoding branched-chain amino acid aminotransferase, which translates to MENLDWGNLGFGYRKTDYNVRSYFRGGKWEELTLSTDENISMSMAASCLHYGQECFEGLKAFRGKDGRIRLFRVDENAKRMISSAEYLCMAAPSVEMFTEAVKKVVLANERFVPPYGTGASLYIRPLLIGTGPQIGVHPADEYLFIVFVMPVGPYYKEGFHPIKVIIDRDHDRAAPLGTGHIKAGGNYGASLISGEMGHAKGYPGVLYLDACHKKYIDECGAANFFAIRNGSYITPDSHSVLPSITNKSLRQLAEDMGLKVERRPVDVAELPTFEEAGACGTAAVISPIGSVFDPVSGKTVVYGDGTKAGPWSEKLYHALRQLQLGETPDPYGWVTVL; encoded by the coding sequence ATGGAAAATTTGGATTGGGGTAATCTGGGTTTCGGCTACCGGAAAACGGATTACAATGTCAGGAGTTATTTCCGCGGCGGCAAATGGGAGGAGCTCACCCTCTCGACCGACGAGAACATCTCGATGAGCATGGCCGCATCCTGCCTGCACTACGGACAGGAGTGCTTCGAAGGGCTCAAGGCCTTCCGCGGCAAGGACGGACGCATCCGGCTTTTCCGCGTGGACGAGAACGCCAAGCGCATGATCTCCTCGGCCGAATACCTCTGCATGGCCGCCCCGTCGGTGGAGATGTTCACCGAGGCCGTCAAAAAAGTGGTGCTGGCCAACGAACGTTTCGTCCCCCCCTACGGCACGGGCGCCTCGCTCTACATCCGGCCGCTGCTGATCGGCACGGGTCCGCAGATCGGCGTGCATCCGGCCGACGAATACCTGTTCATCGTCTTCGTCATGCCCGTGGGCCCCTATTATAAGGAGGGATTCCACCCGATCAAGGTGATCATCGACCGCGACCACGACCGTGCCGCGCCGCTCGGAACGGGCCACATCAAGGCGGGCGGCAACTACGGCGCCAGCCTGATTTCGGGCGAGATGGGCCACGCGAAAGGTTATCCCGGCGTGCTCTACCTCGACGCCTGCCACAAGAAATACATCGACGAATGCGGGGCGGCGAACTTCTTCGCCATCCGCAACGGCAGCTACATCACCCCCGATTCCCACTCGGTGCTCCCCTCGATCACCAACAAGAGCCTGCGGCAGCTGGCCGAAGACATGGGACTGAAGGTGGAACGCCGTCCGGTGGACGTGGCCGAACTGCCCACGTTCGAGGAGGCCGGCGCCTGCGGAACGGCCGCCGTGATCTCCCCGATCGGTTCGGTATTCGATCCCGTCAGCGGCAAGACCGTGGTCTACGGCGACGGGACGAAGGCGGGGCCGTGGAGCGAAAAGCTCTACCATGCCCTGCGCCAGCTGCAGCTGGGCGAGACACCCGATCCCTACGGCTGGGTGACGGTGCTGTAA